A window from Musa acuminata AAA Group cultivar baxijiao chromosome BXJ3-10, Cavendish_Baxijiao_AAA, whole genome shotgun sequence encodes these proteins:
- the LOC103968373 gene encoding uridylate kinase PUMPKIN, chloroplastic, whose amino-acid sequence MAVFSPSLSLFPGATLSSFSSSSSFAPRLRAPSLMLGARSRTPPRSVISCSSGLASDSPNYPRPQTATMAPFGLLRDEGSMPKPSYRWQRVLLKVSGEALAGDHAQNIDPKITMSIAREVASVTRLGIEVAIVVGGGNIFRGASWAGCSGLDRSSADYIGMLATVMNAIFLQATMESIGIPTRVQTAFRMSEVAEPYIRRRAVRHLEKGRVVIFAAGTGNPFFTTDTAAALRCAEINAEVVLKATNVDGVFEDDPRINPNARLLDNLTYQEVTSKDLSVMDMTAITLCQENNIPVVVFNLTKPGNIAKAIVGDKVGTFIGGRNQQQGCDCSTLAHELRILNEFET is encoded by the exons ATGGCCGTCTTCTCCCCTTCCCTCTCTTTATTCCCCGGCGCCactctctcctctttctcttcatcttcttcctttgCTCCGAGGCTTAGAGCTCCGTCGCTGATGCTGGGCGCTCGCAGCAGGACGCCTCCTCGGTCGGTCATTAGCTGCTCCTCCGGTTTGGCCTCGGATTCGCCCAATTATCCAAG GCCTCAAACAGCAACCATGGCTCCCTTTGGCTTGCTCAGAGATGAAGGTTCCATGCCAAAGCCATCATATAGATGGCAAAGGGTTTTGCTTAAAGTAAGTGGAGAAGCACTTGCTGGAGACCACGCTCAAAATATTGATCCAAAG ATTACAATGTCTATTGCAAGAGAGGTTGCTTCTGTGACTAGACTTGGTATTGAG GTTGCTATTGTGGTTGGTGGAGGTAATATCTTTCGAGGTGCCTCCTGGGCAGGCTGCAGTGGTCTTGATCGTTCCTCTGCAGATTATATTGG GATGCTGGCAACAGTTATGAATGCAATATTCCTGCAAGCCACAATGGAGAGCATTGGCATCCCTACTCGTGTCCAGACCGCATTTCGCATGTCAGAAGTTGCAGAGCCGTACATTAGGAGGAGGGCTGTTAGACATTTAGAGAAAGGGAGAGTTGTTATATTTGCTGCTGGAACTGGCAACCCGTTCTTCACAACTGACACTGCTGCTGCCTTACGTTGTGCAGAAA TCAATGCAGAGGTTGTGCTTAAAGCAACGAATGTGGATGGCGTTTTTGAGGATGACCCCAGGATCAACCCAAATGCTCGGCTTCTCGACAATTTGACCTATCAAGAAGTGACATCGAAGGATCTCTCTGTGATGGACATGACAGCTATTACGTTGTGTCAAGAAAATAATATTCCTG TTGTTGTGTTTAACTTGACAAAACCTGGAAACATTGCAAAAGCCATTGTTGGTGACAAGGTTGGCACTTTTATTGGTGGAAGGAATCAGCAGCAAGGATGTGATTGCAGCACACTAGCTCACGAGTTGAGAATTCTCAATGAATTTGAAACTtga